The Thermodesulfobacteriota bacterium DNA window GTCGTCGCGTATCTTCTTGCAGGACGCGCAGATGGGCAGCAGGCCCTTAAGGGTCTTTATGTTCTCGAGGGCCGTCCGGAGCTCGTTTACAATTTTCCCTCGCCCCTCCTCCGCCCTCTTCATGCTCAGGCCGAGCACGGCCGTTACCCAGATGGCGAAGAGGGCAAGGAGCCGGTTAATAAAGACCTGCCACAACTCGCCACCATCGGGAGAGTAAAAATAACCTATAGCCGTAAGCACCGAGCAGAGTAGGGCGACAAAGACGGTAACGCCGCTGCGCGGCGACTGCAAAGAGACAAGGACGACCGCCACATACGGCACTCCGCCGGCAACCCCCAGCGGAATGGAGATGTCCACCAGGAGGACCGCTATGGCGAGCGTCAGGCTGGCCGCGACAACACGTCGGTTTGTCTCTACCCTGTTTCCCATGGGCTCCAGTGATTTTTCTATGGGTCTGAAGTAACGCCGGTGGACTAAAGGTCCGCGAGGATGTTCTTGAAGTGTATCGCTACGGCGGTGTCGCCCGATATCTCGAGCTTTCTTGAGAAAAAGACCGTGTCCGCGTCCTCCCTGCCGAGGAGGAGGTCGACCAGCACCCTCACCTCGCCCCTCATCGTAACGTCCGGCTCGCCGACGATATTCGGTACCACCATTATATCATCCCCCGTGATGCGGAGGTGAAAATTTTTAGCTATGTCCGTGGCCTCGAAGAGGAAGACCTTTCCCTGGAGCTCCTTCAGGCGCGCCCTGAAGCGGGGGTTCCTCTCGACCACGCCGGAGATAAAGGCCCCCGCCCCTATGGCCTCTATCCAGCGCGGCACGCACCGGAGCGGCAGGCGGACCAGCCTGAAGGCCAGCCCTTCGAGCTTCTCCCTCCCCTCCCCCCGCTCGGAGCTCATACCTTGGTCCCCACGTGAACGGCCGCGATGCCGTTAAAAAAGTTATGGTAGGTCACCCGGAACAACCCCGCGCCCTCCATAATCTCCTTAAGCTCCTCCTGGACCGGGAACTTCCTTATGGATTCGACAAGGTAGTCGTAGGCGGAGCGCCTGCCGGTTATGGCCTCTCCTATCATCGGTATGACGTTGAAGGAGTAGGCGTCGTAGAGCTTTTGCAGTGCCGGGTTTGAGAGGTGAGAGAACTCGAGGCACACGACCCGACCGCCGGGCTTGACCACCCGCGCCATCTCCTTGAAGGCCGCCTCCAGGCGCGTTACGTTCCTTATGCCGAAGCCTACCGTGGCGCAGTGGAAGGTGTTGTCCTCGAAGGAGATCGATTCGGCGTCCCCCTGCACGTACCGCATGTTTTTAATAAGCCCCTTGTCTATGCACTTCTCCCTGCCGAGGGCCAGCATCTCCCGGTTTATGTCGTATACGACCACCTGCCCCCCCTCCCCCACCCTGTCCTTCATGAGCATCGCTATATCGGCCGTGCCTCCGGCCACGTCTATGGCCGTCTCACCCGCCCTTAGACCCGTCTTCCCGACTATGAGCCTCTTCCAGAGCCTGTGGGTGCCGAGGCTCATGAGGTCGTTCATCAGGTCGTAGCGGCCGGCCACCGAGGTGAAGAGCTCCCTTACGAGGCCCTCCTTCTCCTCTTCGGCCACCACCTTGTTTCCGAAATGCGTATTCTTCATTCGCCTAATCCCTCCACCCGCTCCATGCCCAGAGCCTTACGCCGAGGACGACCGATACGGCGAAGCCCACCCAGCTTATGACCGGCAAGCCGAGGACGCGCGAGGCGTCGATGCCCGAGAACGTCGCGGCCATGAAAGAACCAAGGATAAGGGCCGCCATGACAAGCCCCATGAAGGTCCGCCTGCCCGCCCCTTCGACCTCATCGGAGAGGGTCTCGAGCCTGTGGTGTACGAAACCGATCTTTATATCGTCCCTCAGGGCGGCGCCGAAGAGCGCGTGCACCTGGCCGGGGACGTCCAGGACCGCCTCCAGCAACTCCCCACCGGACTCCCTGCCCCTGTCCACAACGGCCTTGGGGGAAGAGAGGAGTTTCTCCCTGGCCATCCATTTATAGATGAGCGGCTTCGCCACCTCCCACATGTTTATGTCCGGATAGAGCTGCCTTCCGACGCCCTCTATGATGACCATGCTCTTCTGCAGAAGCAAGAGGTTCGGCTGGAGCTTCATGTTGAAACGCCTCGCGGTCTGGATGAGCTTCATAAGGAGGGCGGATATGTTTATCTCCTCCAGCGACCTCCCGAATATGGGCGCGGTTATATCCCTCAAGGCGTCCTCGAACTCGTGTATGTCCACGTTCCGCCCTATAAGGCCCATCTCCCTGTGGACCACGGCCATCCTGTGGTAGTCCTCCTTTACGAGGTAGTAGAGCATGCTCGCGAGGTAGCGCCGGACCGTCCTGTCGAGCCTTCCGACTATGCCGAAGTCCAGGTAGATGAGCACGCCGTCGTCCCTTACGAATATATTGCCCGGGTGGAGGTCCGCGTGAAAGACGCCGAACTCGAATACCTGGCGGAAGAAGGCCCTTATCCCGTTCTCCGCCACCTCCTTTATGTCGAGCCCCAGGGCCTTTATCTTCTCCGCCTCGTCCATGGGCGTACCGCTTATCCGCTCCATGGTGAGGACCTCGACCGTGGTCCTGTCCCAGTAAATCCCGGGTATATGCACGAGCGGGTCGCCCTCGAACATCCTGGCGAAGCGGCTCATGTTGCCGCCCTCGACCGTGAGGTCTATCTCGTTGTGTATGACCCTCGCGAACTCGTCGACGACGTCCATGGGCCTGTAGCGCTTCGCCGCCGGAACGTGGCGGTCCAGGAGCCGGGCGACCGTGTACATGACCGATATGTCGGCATCTATGGTGTGCTCGATATGCGGTCTCTTGACCTTTACCGCCACGCGGGTGCCGTCGGGAAGGGTCGCCTTATGCACCTGCGCTATGGAAGCTGACGCTATGGGGGTCTCGTCAAAGGAAGCGAACTTGTCGGACAGAGGGGCGCCCAGCGAACGCTCTACGGTCTTCTTTACCTCCGCGAACGGGAAGGGCGGGACCATGTCCTGGAGTTTTTTGAACTCCTCCACCCATTCCCGGGGCAGGACGTCGGCCCGGGTGGAGGCCACCTGCCCGAGCTTTATGAAGGTCGGCCCGAGCTCTTCGAGGACGAGCCTTATCCTCTCGGGTACGCTCCGCCCCCTGCCGCCCCTGAAGATAAAGAGCCTCTCTATGACCGAGAGGAAGGGGAACAGCTTGATCTCGCCTACCAGCCCGCCGAAGCCGTACCTTATAAGGGTCGTGGCTATCTTGTGGAGCCTGCGTATGTTCGTTACGGTGTGGGATCCCATAAGGACGGAGGTCGATTACTTCGCCTTCTTCTTCCCCTCGAGTGTCTTCACCCTCTTCTCGAGCCCGTCCACTTTTTCCCTGGCCACACGGGCCATCTCCTTCACGACGTCCAGTTCGCTCATGGTAGCCACGTTGAGCTTGTCCGCGAGCGACTCGGTCGAGCACAGGAGTTCCTTCTCGAACTTCTCCTTGCCTTCTCTGAGGACGGTAAGGAGGTCCTTTACGGCCTTTACCCCCTCGTCCACGACCTTGTTCTCAAGTTTCTTGCCGCCGGGGAGTTCCCCTTCTTCTCCCTCCTCTCCCTTGCCGGACTCTTCGAGCTCCTTAACGAGCTCCTTCAACTTCTTCTCAAGTCCGGTCCCTATGAGTATCGCCCTGTCTATAAAGTCCGCCATAACTGCCCCCTTTCCCGTTTCATACGCCTATAGCCGTCTTAACGCCCGTATAGTCCTTGCCGGCCCCTCCCGCATACCAGCCGTTACAGAACTCCTCACCGCTTATCGCCCTGAGCTTTAAAAGCGCCTCCGCCCCGGTCCCGCCGTCGACCCTCTCCCTGAAGATATCGACCACCTTTCCCGTATCCCTGTACTGAGGCGACACCCTCAACGCCTTCACCCCTACCTCCTTTATGTCCTCCACGAACTCGACGAGCGTGTAGGTGCGCGCGCTCAGGACCGAGGTGCCGTTCACGTTGAAGACGGGCTCGCCGCTTAAACTCTTTATCTCCATGCCGTCCGGGTGCGCGGAGCAGTGGTAGCGGCAGTCGCTTTTCCCGAGCCCGTAGGCCCTCGACGTGTAGCACCTCCAGGAGAAGGCAAGGGGCGCCTTTCCGTGGGCGAAGAGCTCCGCGTCGATGCCTGTCTTTTCGATATTATGCTTTACCGACTCCCTCGGAAGCTCCACCGGGAAAACGACCCTCCCCACACCCGCGCTTTTCAGGAACTCCACGCCCTCGGCGTTGTACGCGGTTATGTGCGGCCCCGCGAATATTTTTTCCGCCTTGCCCGTCGTTTCGGCCACGTTCAGCGCCGACAGGTCGTTGGCCTCGACAACGAAGGGGAGCGAGACCATCTCGCTAACGAGCCTAACTTCCTCGTCGTTCGAGACGACGGCAAGGGTGGATACCACGACCTCCTTGCCCGCGCCCTCGAGCATCCGGCCGACCCGCTCTATATCCTTCGGCGAAAGGCCCTTCTTCTTGGCGCACACCACCTCCCCGATATAGACCCTGTCGAGCGGCATATCCGCCACCTCGTCGTAGAATTTTAAAAGGTCGGCCCTCTTCCAGTCGAAGAGCACGGGGCCGAGGGTGAGCTCCATCTTTTCCCTTTCAATTGGTCTTGATTGTTCTTTGGGGCGGCTTTTTTCTCTAATATTTCAGTATGCACCAGCGGATACTGGAAAACAAGTCAATTTTCACGCCTATAAACAGTGCCCGCCCCCTGTTCTTGACAAAACGGGGCGGTTCGGGTATCTTTCGATTTCATGCTGAAGAGAAGGCCCATATACCTCCTGCTCTTCCTCATCTGCTGCCTGCCGCTTCTATACGGGGCCGAGTGGCAGGGCGGACCGTCCGTAGAGATAGGCGTCGAGGCGGGCGTCGAGGGAAGCGGCTTCGAATCCAGGCGTCCCGGGGGGCTCAAGTACGACAAGTTCGGCCGGATCGACCCCTCGCCGGACATGATAGCGTTGGACCAACTCCCCAGGGACAAGTTCGGCTTCGTGGACTGGGCCACGGCAATAAAGGAGGAGTTGATCTCACCTCGCGATTCGATCACCGGGGAGAAAGAAAAAAAGGAGGAACCGCTCTCCCCCTCCCTCTCCGGAGACATAATCATGAGGCCCGGCATGGACTTCATGCCGGACGTGGTCTTTCCTCACGACGTGCACAACCTGTGGCTGAGCTGCGAGATATGCCACCCCGCCATGTTCAAGATGCAGGCGGGAGCCTCATCCATAACCATGAAAGACATATGGAAGGGCAAGTTCTGCGGGCGCTGCCACGGCAAGGTGGCCTTCCCCGTAAGGAACTGTTTCAGGTGCCACTCGGGCGAGAAGAAGTGGTAGCCCGGAAGTAGGGGGCCGCCCCCCTCCCCCCCCTCGCCCCCCTACTTCCCGACGTAGCAGCCGAGTGTCTGGCTCGACCCCTCGAAGCTCTTGAGCACCTTCCTCTTCCACTCTCCGGCCACGCCGTATGCCGCCGGGTCCCGGTAGTAGGCGTCCACCGCCTGCCTCACCACCCCCGTCATGGCGGCCACGTAGCTCTTCGTCCTCTGGCGGCCCTCTATCTTAAGCGCGCTCACGCCCGCCCCTATAAGAGAGGGCAGGAGCTCCAACGCGTTAAGCGACTCGGGCTCCTCCATCGCGTAAAAACTCCTTCCGTCCGGCATTACATATCTGCCCTTGCAGCAGGTCGGGTATGGAGACGACTCGCCGCGCGCGAGTTCGTTCAGGAGGACTCCGTTAAGGCTTATCGTCATGGTGCCGTTGGGTGTCACACCCTCTTCGGCGCCCTCGAAGCGTACGAACCTGGAGGGCGAACACGCCCCCTCGGTGTTGGTCGAGGCGCCGGTCAGAAAGCTCGACAAATAGCACCGGCCTTCTATATTGATGCAGAGCCCTCCGAGGAGGAAGACCTCGAGCTCGACCGGAGTCCTCTCCTTCAGCTCCTTCATCTCTTCGATGGTAAGGACCCTCGGAAGGACCACCCTCTTGATTCCGAAGTGGCGACGGTAGAACTCTATACTCTCGTAGTTGGAGGAACTGGCCTGGACGCTCAGGTGTATGTTTATGTCCGGGTACTTCTCTCTCGCGTAGCTGAGCACTCCGAGGTCGGCCAGTATGACGGCGTCCGCCTTGAGCGAGGCCGCCCGGTCCACTGCCCCCCGCCACTTCGGAAAATCGTCCCCCTGGGGGAAGGTATTGACCGCGAGGTAGAATTTTTTTCCCCTGTCGCGCAGGTACCTTATCCCCTCCTCCAGGTCTTCGGGGGTGAAGTTGAGCCCCTCGAAGTTGCGGGCGTTGGTGGCGCCGCTCAGCCCCAGATAGACCACGTCCGCGCCGCTGTCTATCGCGGCCTTGAGCGAGGTAAGGTTCCCCGCCGGTGCGACTACTTCAACCTTTTCCATGGAGTCCTTTCCGCTGCATCTACGGTATGTCCCGAACTTGAAAGTTTACCGGATAGCAGGGTAAAAGTCGATAGAAATCCACCTCCAGGAGCAGTTACCCGTTGTCCGTTACCGGTTATCAGTGAAAGGCGAAAAACCATAACCCGATAACCGGGAACCGGCAACTGATAACCGAAGGCTGTTGCTTTTGGCCGGCCCCTGTGCTAACCTCTCGGGATACTTTAATCAGCGTACTAAAAGAAAGGAGTTGTCATGGGTGAAATCTACGATCTCAAAAAAGGCCCTCTTCTAGCCCAGGGCTCGAAGATGCTTCCCCTGGTCGCCGTCATATTCCTCCTGGTCGTTCTCGCAAGCGCGTCGTTCCAGACCATCGGGCCGGGCGAGAGGGGGGTTGTGTTCAGCAGGTTCGGCGGCATACAGGACCGCATCCTGGACGAGGGGCTGCGCTTCAAGATACCCTTCATAGAGTACATAATCCCGATAGACGTCCGGATACAGAAGGCCCAGACCGACTCGTCGGCCTCTTCCAAGGACCTCCAGGTGGTCTCCTCTACCATAGCGGTCAACTACCACATAGACCCCAATAAGGTCAACAAGGTCTACCAGGAGATAGGGGTCTACTTCAAGGAAAGGGTGATCGACCCGGCGGTGCAGGAGTCGGTCAAGTCCGCGACCGCCCGGTTTACCGCCGAAGAGCTCATAACCAGAAGAGAAGAGGTAAAGGAAGTCATAAAGGAGAACCTGGCCGTGCGTCTCGCGCAGTTCGACATCCTGGTGGACGAGTTCAACATAGTGGACTTCACCTTCTCGAGGAGCTTTAACGACTCCATTGAGGCCAAGCAGACCGCCGAGCAGCACGCGCTCAAGGCCGAGAGGGACCTCGATAGGATAAAGATCGAGGCCGAGCAGAAGCTTACCCGCGCAAAGGCCGAGGCCGAGGGCCAGAGGATTCAGAGCAAGACCATAACGCCGACCATCCTCCAGCTCCGCGCCATCGAGAAGTGGGACGGCCACTTCCCGCAGGTCGTGGGAGGGGCGCTGCCCTTTATAGACATAGGCACGGTCAAGCCCATGAAGAAGTAAGCGCGCCTTACATCACGCAGAAGCCCCGGCCTTCTTATTGAAGACCGGGGCTTTTCAGTTTTCTTTCAAACTATCTCCCGCTTATCAGAAGGGCACGTCGTCCATATCGGGCGGCGGGGGCTCCTCGGCCGATGATGCACCTCCGGAGGATGATCCCCCCGATGATGACCCGCCCGAGGAAGACCCGGACGAGGGCATCTTGGCCGGGGCGTCTCCGACCCTGCCGAGCATCTGCATCTGGTTAGCAACGACCTCGGTGGTGTAACGCTTGTTCCCGTC harbors:
- a CDS encoding SCP2 sterol-binding domain-containing protein; the protein is MSSERGEGREKLEGLAFRLVRLPLRCVPRWIEAIGAGAFISGVVERNPRFRARLKELQGKVFLFEATDIAKNFHLRITGDDIMVVPNIVGEPDVTMRGEVRVLVDLLLGREDADTVFFSRKLEISGDTAVAIHFKNILADL
- the ubiE gene encoding bifunctional demethylmenaquinone methyltransferase/2-methoxy-6-polyprenyl-1,4-benzoquinol methylase UbiE, yielding MKNTHFGNKVVAEEEKEGLVRELFTSVAGRYDLMNDLMSLGTHRLWKRLIVGKTGLRAGETAIDVAGGTADIAMLMKDRVGEGGQVVVYDINREMLALGREKCIDKGLIKNMRYVQGDAESISFEDNTFHCATVGFGIRNVTRLEAAFKEMARVVKPGGRVVCLEFSHLSNPALQKLYDAYSFNVIPMIGEAITGRRSAYDYLVESIRKFPVQEELKEIMEGAGLFRVTYHNFFNGIAAVHVGTKV
- the ubiB gene encoding 2-polyprenylphenol 6-hydroxylase → MGSHTVTNIRRLHKIATTLIRYGFGGLVGEIKLFPFLSVIERLFIFRGGRGRSVPERIRLVLEELGPTFIKLGQVASTRADVLPREWVEEFKKLQDMVPPFPFAEVKKTVERSLGAPLSDKFASFDETPIASASIAQVHKATLPDGTRVAVKVKRPHIEHTIDADISVMYTVARLLDRHVPAAKRYRPMDVVDEFARVIHNEIDLTVEGGNMSRFARMFEGDPLVHIPGIYWDRTTVEVLTMERISGTPMDEAEKIKALGLDIKEVAENGIRAFFRQVFEFGVFHADLHPGNIFVRDDGVLIYLDFGIVGRLDRTVRRYLASMLYYLVKEDYHRMAVVHREMGLIGRNVDIHEFEDALRDITAPIFGRSLEEINISALLMKLIQTARRFNMKLQPNLLLLQKSMVIIEGVGRQLYPDINMWEVAKPLIYKWMAREKLLSSPKAVVDRGRESGGELLEAVLDVPGQVHALFGAALRDDIKIGFVHHRLETLSDEVEGAGRRTFMGLVMAALILGSFMAATFSGIDASRVLGLPVISWVGFAVSVVLGVRLWAWSGWRD
- a CDS encoding U32 family peptidase: MELTLGPVLFDWKRADLLKFYDEVADMPLDRVYIGEVVCAKKKGLSPKDIERVGRMLEGAGKEVVVSTLAVVSNDEEVRLVSEMVSLPFVVEANDLSALNVAETTGKAEKIFAGPHITAYNAEGVEFLKSAGVGRVVFPVELPRESVKHNIEKTGIDAELFAHGKAPLAFSWRCYTSRAYGLGKSDCRYHCSAHPDGMEIKSLSGEPVFNVNGTSVLSARTYTLVEFVEDIKEVGVKALRVSPQYRDTGKVVDIFRERVDGGTGAEALLKLRAISGEEFCNGWYAGGAGKDYTGVKTAIGV
- a CDS encoding cytochrome c3 family protein, which produces MLKRRPIYLLLFLICCLPLLYGAEWQGGPSVEIGVEAGVEGSGFESRRPGGLKYDKFGRIDPSPDMIALDQLPRDKFGFVDWATAIKEELISPRDSITGEKEKKEEPLSPSLSGDIIMRPGMDFMPDVVFPHDVHNLWLSCEICHPAMFKMQAGASSITMKDIWKGKFCGRCHGKVAFPVRNCFRCHSGEKKW
- a CDS encoding peptidase U32 family protein — translated: MEKVEVVAPAGNLTSLKAAIDSGADVVYLGLSGATNARNFEGLNFTPEDLEEGIRYLRDRGKKFYLAVNTFPQGDDFPKWRGAVDRAASLKADAVILADLGVLSYAREKYPDINIHLSVQASSSNYESIEFYRRHFGIKRVVLPRVLTIEEMKELKERTPVELEVFLLGGLCINIEGRCYLSSFLTGASTNTEGACSPSRFVRFEGAEEGVTPNGTMTISLNGVLLNELARGESSPYPTCCKGRYVMPDGRSFYAMEEPESLNALELLPSLIGAGVSALKIEGRQRTKSYVAAMTGVVRQAVDAYYRDPAAYGVAGEWKRKVLKSFEGSSQTLGCYVGK
- a CDS encoding prohibitin family protein, with amino-acid sequence MGEIYDLKKGPLLAQGSKMLPLVAVIFLLVVLASASFQTIGPGERGVVFSRFGGIQDRILDEGLRFKIPFIEYIIPIDVRIQKAQTDSSASSKDLQVVSSTIAVNYHIDPNKVNKVYQEIGVYFKERVIDPAVQESVKSATARFTAEELITRREEVKEVIKENLAVRLAQFDILVDEFNIVDFTFSRSFNDSIEAKQTAEQHALKAERDLDRIKIEAEQKLTRAKAEAEGQRIQSKTITPTILQLRAIEKWDGHFPQVVGGALPFIDIGTVKPMKK